The Candidatus Dadabacteria bacterium genome includes a region encoding these proteins:
- a CDS encoding valine--tRNA ligase → MEKSYNPAEVERRVYDFWISSGLHKSEIKDSAEAFSIVIPPPNVTGSLHIGHALNNTIQDILVRYKRMNNFDVLWVPGTDHAGIATQMMVEKDLASEGLTKNDLGREKFLERIWQWKENSGSRITEQLKRLGALPDWEMERFTLDEGLSEAVRKVFVDLYSQGLIYKDKRLVNWDPELCTAISDLEVEQRETQGNYWHIRYPIEGDEGQFVTVATTRPETMLGDTAVAVHPEDPRYTDLVGRNAVLPLVGRRIPVIADEYSDPEKGTGAVKITPGHDFNDFEVGKRNGLDILNILDERAHIKGDVPEKYVGLERFEARKAVIRDLEEGGFLVKVEQTVHTVPYGDRSGVVVEPWLTDQWYVNTEQLAAEAISYVERGEIRFYPEFWENTYFEWMRNIEPWCISRQLWWGHRIPAWYGPDGEVFVAVNEHEAAASVKKHYGEEVKLVRDPDVLDTWFSSGLWPFSTLGWPAETEALRHYYPTSCLVTGFDIIFFWVARMIMLGLKFMKDVPFRDVYVHGLIRDAKGRKMSKTTGNVIDPIDVIEKYGADALRFSLAALAAQGRDIKLTFPVIEGYRNFMNKIWNATRFVFMNLEPEMIHDSDLDNSCLSVPDRWILSRLNFTLGEVEEFIEDYEFDKASQVLYHFIWDDYCDWYLEISKFSLYGDDNESKKTTLNVLVRVLIRSLRALHPFTPYITEEIFRIFREKGANLPKGEGLHSKSILETRYPKPNESEIFKEESGQIELVKSVVTGIRNLRAIVGIHPSEKVSIHLNSESSEVGDVLRQNLEIILGMASLGNCVVCGEDIQGKTVSEVVSGVEIIMPVENLLDLEKEISRLNKDLAKVSQELKKTEGKLANRDFIKRAPEDVVEKEKGKLDEFQNHKKKLEEILGKLSAI, encoded by the coding sequence ATGGAGAAAAGCTACAACCCTGCCGAGGTTGAACGGAGAGTTTATGATTTCTGGATCTCATCGGGACTTCATAAATCCGAAATAAAAGACTCGGCTGAGGCTTTCTCAATTGTCATCCCCCCACCAAACGTGACAGGATCGTTGCACATAGGCCACGCTCTTAACAACACCATTCAGGACATTCTCGTTAGGTACAAGAGAATGAATAATTTCGATGTTCTCTGGGTTCCAGGCACCGACCACGCGGGTATTGCTACCCAGATGATGGTTGAAAAAGATCTTGCCTCCGAAGGACTCACGAAGAACGATTTGGGCAGGGAAAAATTCCTTGAACGAATTTGGCAATGGAAAGAAAACTCCGGTAGCCGAATAACAGAACAGTTAAAAAGACTCGGAGCGCTTCCCGACTGGGAAATGGAGCGGTTCACCCTTGATGAGGGACTTTCAGAAGCGGTGAGAAAAGTTTTTGTCGATCTTTACTCTCAAGGGCTTATTTACAAGGACAAAAGGCTTGTCAACTGGGATCCTGAGCTCTGTACGGCCATATCGGATCTGGAAGTGGAGCAGAGAGAGACTCAAGGCAACTACTGGCATATAAGATATCCGATAGAGGGAGACGAAGGTCAGTTCGTTACTGTAGCTACAACACGTCCTGAGACTATGCTCGGAGACACTGCAGTTGCAGTTCATCCTGAAGATCCTAGATACACTGATTTAGTGGGCAGAAATGCTGTTTTGCCTCTTGTTGGAAGAAGGATCCCGGTAATAGCTGATGAGTACAGCGATCCAGAGAAGGGTACGGGAGCCGTAAAGATAACTCCGGGACATGATTTTAACGATTTTGAAGTCGGAAAGCGTAACGGTCTTGATATATTAAACATTCTTGACGAGCGGGCGCATATAAAAGGTGATGTACCCGAAAAATACGTGGGACTTGAAAGATTTGAGGCTAGAAAAGCCGTAATCCGAGACCTTGAGGAAGGAGGTTTTCTGGTAAAGGTTGAGCAAACCGTCCACACGGTTCCCTACGGCGACCGCTCTGGGGTGGTCGTAGAACCTTGGTTGACTGACCAGTGGTACGTAAACACGGAACAACTTGCCGCTGAAGCCATTTCATACGTAGAACGAGGTGAAATACGTTTTTATCCAGAGTTCTGGGAAAACACTTATTTTGAGTGGATGAGAAATATAGAGCCTTGGTGTATCTCGAGGCAGCTTTGGTGGGGTCACCGAATACCCGCATGGTACGGACCTGACGGGGAAGTTTTCGTTGCCGTGAATGAGCACGAAGCTGCCGCTTCTGTGAAGAAGCATTATGGTGAAGAGGTCAAACTCGTTAGGGATCCGGATGTGCTGGATACGTGGTTTTCTTCCGGGCTCTGGCCTTTTTCCACCCTTGGATGGCCAGCGGAGACTGAAGCGCTCAGGCATTACTATCCGACATCGTGTCTGGTTACCGGATTTGACATTATTTTCTTCTGGGTCGCAAGAATGATAATGCTGGGACTTAAGTTCATGAAAGATGTGCCTTTCAGGGATGTTTATGTGCATGGTCTTATAAGGGACGCAAAAGGTCGCAAGATGAGCAAGACGACGGGCAACGTAATTGATCCTATTGACGTGATCGAAAAATACGGTGCCGACGCGCTTCGTTTCTCGCTCGCAGCGCTTGCAGCCCAGGGAAGGGATATAAAGCTTACCTTTCCTGTTATCGAGGGATACAGGAACTTCATGAACAAGATATGGAATGCTACCAGATTTGTGTTTATGAACCTTGAACCGGAGATGATTCACGACTCCGATCTCGACAATTCTTGCCTAAGTGTTCCTGACCGATGGATTCTCAGCAGACTCAACTTCACACTCGGCGAAGTTGAAGAATTCATTGAAGACTACGAATTCGACAAGGCTTCTCAGGTGCTTTATCACTTTATATGGGATGATTACTGCGATTGGTATCTTGAAATATCCAAGTTTTCGCTTTATGGAGATGACAACGAATCTAAAAAAACCACCCTTAATGTACTCGTGCGGGTCCTGATACGTTCCCTGAGGGCGCTCCATCCTTTTACGCCCTATATTACGGAGGAAATATTCCGAATATTCAGGGAAAAGGGAGCCAATCTTCCTAAAGGAGAAGGTCTTCATTCAAAGAGCATTCTTGAAACACGGTATCCGAAGCCGAATGAAAGCGAGATATTTAAAGAAGAGTCCGGGCAGATTGAGCTTGTAAAAAGTGTTGTAACTGGAATAAGAAACCTGCGTGCCATCGTGGGAATTCATCCCTCGGAGAAGGTGTCAATCCATCTTAATTCCGAAAGCAGCGAGGTAGGGGATGTTTTAAGGCAGAACCTTGAGATTATCCTGGGTATGGCTTCTCTTGGGAATTGCGTTGTTTGCGGAGAGGATATTCAGGGTAAAACAGTCTCAGAAGTTGTTTCGGGGGTGGAGATAATTATGCCGGTTGAGAATCTGCTTGATCTTGAGAAGGAAATTTCCAGACTGAATAAGGATTTGGCAAAAGTTTCGCAGGAACTTAAAAAAACCGAGGGTAAACTCGCGAACAGGGATTTCATCAAACGTGCTCCCGAAGACGTTGTGGAAAAGGAAAAGGGGAAACTGGATGAATTTCAAAACCACAAGAAAAAGCTTGAAGAAATTCTCGGGAAACTTTCGGCTATATAG
- the purF gene encoding amidophosphoribosyltransferase, with product MKMAKLREECGVFGIYDHPAAANFTYLGLYSLQHRGQESAGIVSTDGEKLYSHREMGLVTEVFDEESILKLKGTTAIGHVRYSTTGSSNNKNTQPLIMNYEKGELAVGHNGNLTNARVLRHKLEKEGSIFQSTTDTEVIVHLIARSKEKTFLGRIIEALTECKGAYCLLFLTPKGLVAARDPHGFRPLVLGKIDNSYVVASESCAFELIGADYIREVAPGEIIFINEKGIRSFNPLPKKQHKYCVFENIYFSRPDSFVQGKNIYQMRKNMGKQLAIESPADADIVVAVPDSGTPAAMGYAEQLGIPFETGFLRSHYIGRTFIEPQQSIRNFGVKLKLSVIKEVINGKKIVVVDDSIVRGTTSRKIVKMIRDAGAKEVHMRISSPPMKFSCYYGIDTPLKEELIAHSLEVEKIKDYITSDTLGYLSREGVAKAVTNGDKSFNGKSNYCFACFDGNYPVEITDEKVSHQQMDLF from the coding sequence GTGAAAATGGCAAAGCTACGCGAAGAGTGCGGAGTCTTTGGAATATATGATCATCCAGCCGCTGCCAACTTTACCTATCTCGGCCTCTACTCCCTCCAACACAGAGGTCAGGAAAGCGCTGGCATAGTGTCAACCGACGGGGAGAAGCTTTACTCTCACCGAGAGATGGGGCTCGTAACCGAAGTTTTTGATGAAGAGTCCATATTGAAGCTTAAAGGCACTACCGCAATCGGCCACGTAAGGTATTCCACAACAGGCTCAAGCAACAATAAGAATACCCAGCCTCTGATTATGAATTACGAAAAAGGAGAGCTAGCGGTCGGACACAATGGCAATCTTACAAATGCGAGAGTGCTGAGACACAAGCTTGAGAAAGAAGGTTCCATATTCCAGTCAACAACAGATACCGAGGTAATCGTACACCTCATAGCGAGATCAAAGGAAAAAACCTTTTTGGGAAGAATCATCGAAGCCCTTACCGAATGCAAAGGAGCTTATTGTCTTTTATTTCTTACTCCCAAAGGGCTAGTAGCTGCACGTGATCCCCACGGATTCAGGCCCCTTGTTCTCGGAAAGATTGATAATTCTTACGTTGTGGCTTCCGAGTCATGTGCCTTTGAACTAATAGGAGCCGATTATATAAGGGAAGTAGCGCCAGGGGAAATAATATTCATAAATGAGAAAGGAATCAGGTCATTCAATCCGCTTCCGAAAAAACAGCACAAATACTGCGTGTTTGAGAACATATATTTCTCGAGACCCGATTCGTTTGTCCAAGGAAAAAACATCTATCAGATGAGGAAAAACATGGGGAAACAACTCGCAATTGAATCTCCCGCCGACGCAGACATCGTCGTGGCCGTACCAGATTCGGGAACGCCGGCGGCCATGGGATACGCCGAGCAGTTGGGAATCCCCTTTGAAACCGGCTTCCTGCGGAGTCACTATATCGGAAGAACCTTTATTGAACCTCAACAATCAATAAGAAATTTCGGAGTGAAACTGAAACTCAGCGTGATAAAAGAAGTCATAAACGGAAAAAAGATAGTAGTGGTTGACGACTCCATAGTAAGAGGGACAACAAGCAGAAAGATTGTCAAGATGATACGCGATGCCGGAGCCAAGGAAGTCCACATGAGAATTAGTTCACCTCCGATGAAGTTCTCATGCTACTACGGCATAGATACTCCTCTCAAAGAAGAACTCATAGCGCATTCTCTTGAAGTAGAAAAAATAAAGGACTACATAACTTCCGATACTCTGGGATACTTAAGCAGGGAGGGGGTAGCAAAAGCGGTCACCAACGGTGACAAGTCCTTTAATGGAAAATCAAACTACTGTTTTGCGTGTTTTGACGGAAATTATCCGGTGGAAATAACAGACGAGAAAGTGTCGCATCAACAAATGGACCTTTTTTAG